One Rosa chinensis cultivar Old Blush chromosome 5, RchiOBHm-V2, whole genome shotgun sequence genomic region harbors:
- the LOC112203934 gene encoding NAC domain-containing protein 101-like, producing MVKSTRRFDWKPDFHLSRTRRFVVDGDEDSSLFSLSILQFSNSRNPSSFFSLKFFPSRNPSSFFSLKFFPFLQHGNSLISLPVGVRFHPTDHELLDYYLHSRIAMGDHFHSDFVADCPHFYGDNEPWVVWQIYGGGEFKKVEDEKTLYFFTHRRRLSPTAKRFDRKVGSGTWSGQYSREVEDDGVVIGLKREFRYEGGCDSRHNEAWLMQEFQLIDDDSDFVLCTLRKNPRKAPPTPTAQGSNVVENTRVNDKKRKSIVDQPRKPKSKKQKKEESCHQEEQEGSSTVDQNKVEETNYELDQDHGLLQLVLPYPFVDDQDCYYPEIYPELFVDDERDLFTMDELLGQTPTPTWQEGNNFNLVTGVPLL from the exons ATGGTGAAATCCACTCGGCGCTTCGATTGGAAGCCCGATTTTCATTTGAGTCGGACACGGAGGTTTGTTGTGGATGGAGATGAAG ACTCttcactcttctctctctcaattctccAATTCTCCAATTCCCGAAACCCtagttcttttttctctctgaaATTCTTTCCTTCCCGAAACCCtagttcttttttctctctgaaattctttccatttctgcaacATGGCAATTCGCTCATCAGCCTCCCAGTCGGGGTCAGGTTCCATCCCACAGACCACGAACTCCTCGATTACTATCTCCACAGCAGGATTGCCATGGGTGACCACTTTCACTCCGATTTCGTCGCCGATTGTCCTCATTTTTACGGAGACAATGAGCCCTGGGTTGTCTGGCAAATCTACGGCGGCGGTGAGTTCAAGAAAGTGGAGGATGAAAAGACTCTCTATTTCTTCACCCATCGGAGAAGGCTGAGTCCCACCGCCAAGCGAtttgatcggaaagtgggttcCGGCACTTGGAGCGGTCAATATTCGAGAGAAGTTGAGGATGATGGTGTTGTTATTGGGCTAAAGAGGGAGTTCCGATACGAGGGCGGTTGTGATTCTCGTCACAACGAGGCTTGGTTGATGcaagagtttcagctcattgaTGATGATTCTGATTTTGTACTGTGCACTTTGAGAAAGAACCCTAGAAAGGCACCACCAACCCCAACTGCTCAGGGGAGCAATGTTGTTGAAAATACAAGAGTTAatgacaaaaagagaaagagcatTGTGGATCAACCCAGAAAGCCTAAATCGAAAAAgcagaaaaaggaagagagtTGTCATCAGGAGGAACAAGAAGGCAGCAGTACTGTTGATCAGAATAAAGTGGAAGAGACCAATTACGAGTTGGATCAAGATCATGGACTGCTGCAACTAGTGTTGCCCTATCCATTTGTTGACGATCAAGATTGTTATTATCCTGAGATTTATCCAGAGCTGTTTGTTGATGATGAGCGTGATTTATTTACTATGGATGAATTACTTGGACAAACCCCAACTCCAACTTGGCAGGAGGGCAACAACTTCAATTTGGTTACAGGAGTACCACTTCTTTGA